Proteins co-encoded in one Marmota flaviventris isolate mMarFla1 chromosome 9, mMarFla1.hap1, whole genome shotgun sequence genomic window:
- the Ppp2r5b gene encoding serine/threonine-protein phosphatase 2A 56 kDa regulatory subunit beta isoform → METKLPPASTPTSPSSPGLSPVPPPDKVDGFSRRSLRRARPRRSHSSSQFRYQSNQQELTPLPLLKDVPASELHELLSRKLAQCGVMFDFLDCVADLKGKEVKRAALNELVECVGSTRGVLIEPVYPDIIRMISVNIFRTLPPSENPEFDPEEDEPNLEPSWPHLQLVYEFFLRFLESPDFQPSVAKRYVDQKFVLMLLELFDSEDPREREYLKTILHRVYGKFLGLRAYIRKQCNHIFLRFIYELEHFNGVAELLEILGSIINGFALPLKTEHKQFLVRVLIPLHSVKSLSVFHAQLAYCVVQFLEKDATLTEHVIRGLLKYWPKTCTQKEVMFLGEMEEILDVIEPSQFVKIQEPLFKQVARCVSSPHFQVAERALYFWNNEYILSLIEDNCHTVLPAVFGTLYQVSKEHWNQTIVSLIYNVLKTFMEMNGKLFDELTASYKLEKQQEQQKARERQELWQGLEELRLRRLQGAREAPLQRLTPQVAASGGQS, encoded by the exons ATGGAGACGAAGCTGCCCCCTGCGAGCACCCCTACCAGCCCCTCATCTCCTGGGCTGTCGCCTGTGCCACCACCTGACAAGGTGGATGGCTTCTCCCGCCGTTCCCTGCGTAGGGCCCGGCCCCGTCGCTCCCACAGCTCCTCTCAGTTCCGCTATCAGAGCAACCAGCAAGAGCTCACTCCACTGCCTCTGCTCAAAG ATGTGCCAGCCTCTGAACTGCATGAGCTGCTGAGCCGAAAGCTGGCCCAGTGTGGGGTGATGTTTGACTTCTTGGACTGTGTGGCTGACTTAAAGGGGAAGGAGGTGAAGCGGGCAGCACTCAATGAGCTGGTGGAATGTGTGGGGAGCACCCGGGGCGTCCTCATCGAGCCTGTCTACCCAGACATCATCCGCATG ATCTCAGTGAATATCTTCCGGACCTTGCCACCCAGTGAGAATCCTGAATTTGACCCTGAAGAGGATGAGCCCAACCTTGAGCCTTCCTGGCCACATCTGCAG CTGGTATATGAGTTTTTCCTGCGTTTCTTGGAGAGTCCAGACTTTCAGCCCTCCGTGGCCAAGAGATATGTGGATCAAAAGTTTGTCCTGATG CTCCTGGAGCTCTTTGATAGTGAGGACCCCCGGGAGCGTGAGTACCTCAAGACCATCTTGCACCGCGTCTACGGCAAGTTCCTGGGTCTCCGGGCCTACATCCGCAAACAGTGCAACCATATCTTTCTCCG ATTCATCTATGAACTGGAGCACTTCAATGGTGTGGCCGAGCTGCTAGAGATCTTAGGAAG CATCATCAATGGCTTTGCGCTGCCCCTGAAGACTGAGCACAAGCAGTTCCTTGTTCGCGTCCTGATCCCCCTGCACTCCGTCAAGTCACTGTCTGTCTTTCACGCCCAG CTGGCATACTGTGTGGTGCAGTTCCTGGAGAAGGACGCCACCTTGACAGAGCAC GTGATCCGGGGGCTGCTCAAATACTGGCCCAAAACCTGCACCCAGAAAGAG GTGATGTTTCTGGGGGAGATGGAAGAGATTCTTGATGTCATCGAGCCCTCCCAGTTCGTGAAGATCCAGGAGCCCCTCTTCAAGCAGGTGGCTCGCTGTGTATCCAGCCCCCATTTCCAG GTTGCAGAGCGGGCTCTGTATTTCTGGAACAATGAGTATATCCTGAGCCTCATTGAGGACAACTGCCACACTGTGCTGCCTGCTGTGTTTGGGACCCTCTACCAAGTCTCCAAGGAGCACTGGAATCA AACCATCGTGTCTCTGATCTACAATGTGCTCAAGACCTTCATGGAGATGAACGGGAAGCTATTTGATGAGCTCACGGCCTCCTACAAGCTGGAGAAGCAGCA GGAGCAGCAGAAGGCCCGGGAGCGGCAGGAGCTATGGCAAGGCTTGGAGGAGCTGCGGCTACGCCGGCTACAAGGGGCCAGGGAGGCCCCTCTCCAACGGCTTACACCCCAGGTGGCTGCCAGTGGGGGTCAGAGCTAG